A region of the Corticium candelabrum chromosome 4, ooCorCand1.1, whole genome shotgun sequence genome:
AACAATGTGGGCGACATCGGAGCAAAGTGAGTCAAGCATATCACTCGATATCGAGACGCGACCACATTGAGTAACAGCATTACCATGTGTCTGCGACTGTATTATCGTGTTTCTATTTTAGTTTTTCTTGGCATGCTGACACGTTGGGAGCCGATTTCTCGATTAGTCCGCTCGAGGGGTACCTGGCGCCGGCAATGGAGGCGTCGTTTGACATAACATTTCATCCTAAGGATGTCAATCAAGACGTGAGGAAAGATCAGGTACCGTGCAGGCTGTGGAtagtggagaagaagaaggaaGGCAAGAGTGAGAAAGAGGTCATCACTCAATGCAATCCTCTACACATCACATTGACCGGAATGGCCATCGGTCAACAACAGATTAAAgaacatgtatatatatatatgtatctatctatctatctatctatatatctatagatCTATAGACTGCCTGTCGTCGCATTTCAGTGCACTGCATGTGTTGAGTGTTTGCCTCTTGTGTTTCAGGTGATTCAGTTCAGTACGCATGTTCGCATGAAGGACACTCGCTCGATTGCGCTCACTAATCGATCCCACCAGTCGTGGAATAACATCCAGCCAGTCATCGACGGTGAATACTGGAGCGGCGCCGACTCGGCGACCGTCGATCCGGGCGCTACACATCAATACGAGCTCACATACCGTCCACTAGTGATGACGACCGAACATAGAAAGCACCAGGGATCCATCTTCTTTCCTCTACCGGAAGGATCCGGTCTGTATTACGTTCTGCTCGGTCACGCCGATCCTCCGAAACCGTCGGGCAACATATCACGCGAAGTGCCGTGCAAAACGGCGTACACACACTTGCTGACCGTCACCAACTGGTTGAAGCAACCGCAACGCTTTCACGCCACGATCGAGATACTCAAACCGGACAGGCCCGATCCTACGACGACTCTAAAAGGACTCGACTACATCGACGTGCCCGCGAAGGCAAAGAAGGAATACAAACTTCATTTCTACTCGCACAAGGAAGGATCCATCAATGCGAGAGTGACGTTCAAGAACGAACAGACGGGAGAGTTTGCTTACTACTTCGTTGCCTTTAAATCGACGCCACCCGAAGTCGTGTGCGCTATACCGCTCACCACACCGGCCAGGCAAATGATCTCTCGTCAAGTGACGCTCAAGAATCCACTCGCCACGGCCGTCACGTTTACAACAAGCTGCAACGTGCCGGACATCAGTCTACCGCCCAACTTCACCATTCCGCCTAACTCCGAAGGAGCGTTCACGTTCGAGTACATGCCAATCAAAGTCGGTGAGATAACGGGTCGTCTGTCTCTAACCAGCAGCGAGTTGGGTCTCTACCAATACGATCTCGTTCTATCAGCGACTCAACCGGCTCCAGAGCGACCGGTACATTTTACTACGAGTCTCGGACTGAGCCAGACACAAGCGTGTCGAATCGTCGTGTTCGCCAGACAAAAGTCCGACTTCGCATGCAAAGTGAGTCTCGACCGAATAATTATCTGTCCTGTCTAGAGCCTCTCGTCTAGATTTTAATAAACATATAAATTacttaatattattaattcgcttcttttctatttctttCGTTTTGCAGGTGGACAACGCGGATTTCCACGTAGAGAGAACCATCAACTCGACGGCTGCCTCGGCGGGTGGCAGTGATTTGGGAATCGAGGTCACGTACGAGCCTGCAAGACTTGGAGACAGCAAAGCCACCCTCACCGTCTCGTCGCCGTCTGCTGGAGACTACTTCATCCCATTATTCGGTCACTGTGTGGTGCCTAAGCCACAGGGACCTTTCACAATCAAAGCAGGCTCCAGCTACCAAATTCCGTTCAAGAATGTCTTCTCGAAAACGGCCACGTTCGCCTACACGTTGGACAGTCCGGTCTTTTCCGTCAAGTTTAACGAGACGATTAAATGCAAGAAGACTCACAATTTGATCGTTAGCTATGAGCCACACGAGGAGACAAGCAAGAGCGCACCGACTATGGCCAAGTTGGTGGTGACATGCTCGCGGAGTGCAGTGAGTGGAGTGCCCAACATTCAATGGACGTACTATCTCAAAGGAATTATTCCGTATTGATTTATGTCGTACGTTAGGATATAAACGGATGTAGTCAGAACTGGTTTGCGGGTTTAAATGTAGACGGTATGACTTGCTGCCTTTATTTGACATCCGGGACACGCCGCGTTAGGTTGCCTGGTTTCGCCTGTCTGCTTCGCTCGTGTTTGAGGTGCGAGATCAATGTCAACGTCTATTGCTCGTTACCTGTCTATCTCATAGGTAAAAACCCAGCCACACTTTAGACATACCTCACTTCCATCTTGCCCTGCACACAACACATCTCTGCTATGGCtcggatgtctgtctgtgtagaacaacaacatcaagacCTAGAGCAGCAACCGATGGCCACAGCAGGAAGGGATGCAGAGATGCTGAGACAGATGGTCCGTTCCTTGATTCCGCCGCTGTGTAAGAGCATGCACAAGGGCCAGGCCGGTCGCATTGGAGTCGTGGGTGGCTGCAAAGAATACACAGGAGCGCCATACTATGCAGCCATATCAGCGTTGAAACTCGGCGCTGATTTGTCGTACGTCTTCTCCAGCGAGAAGGCTGCAAGCGTCATCAAGTCGTACAGTCCCGAGTTGATTGTCGTGCCTCTACTCGACTCGGTCGAGCATGTAGAGCGAGAGATGGAATCGTGGGTCGAACGACTCCACTGTCTGGTCGTCGGCCCCGGGCTCGGTCGAGACCCTAATATGCTGGCTGCAAGTGAAAGGATTATACAAATTGCTAAACAGCACAACAAACCTCTAGTGATCGATGCAGATGGTTTATACCTTATTGGGCGGTCGCTCGATATCATACGAGGATATGAGAATGCCATCCTGACACCCAATGCTGCCGAGTTTCATCGTCTGTACAATGCGGCTTTCCATTGTGCTCCAAACGTTACTCATCTCGTTGCATCAGTTCAGCAGCTTAGTCGAGAGCTTGGCAATGTGTCTGTTGTACACAAAGGGGAACACGATGTTTTATCGAATGGAACGGCAGTTTTGGTTTGCTCCGAAGAAGGCAGTCTACGACGCTGTGGTGGTCAAGGAGACGTCCTTGCTGGCTGTCTGGGCACGTTTGCCTATTGGTCGAACATCTACCACAGCTCAAAACCACAAATGATGAATACACTGGTAAATGAATACGGACCGATGCTCACTGCAGGCTATGCCGCATGCACGGTGACACGAGCTTGTAGCAAGTTGGCGTACTTGAAACGAGGTCGATCGATGACCGGTCCTAATTTAGTGGAGGAGATTCAACGAGCTTATGATGGACTTATTTGATTTCTACTAATTTATTTCTAGACACCACTAATTGCGTTTATTGCTTTGCAATTGGTTGCCTGGGTAATAGACGTAACTCTATCACGttgctagcgcgcgttaaagTAATCATAGACAGTATTTTTCACAAAACGGTAATTTAATGTCTCCTACACTGTGGTCATTTCATATTGTAATGTCTGTGTTAGTCATTTCAATGAAGAAAGATCATCAGAGTCTTCCTCAATCACATCTTGCAAGGTTTTTCTTCCTCTGGTATCCATGAACTGTACGTTTCCCATATCAATCATTCCAACAATCGCTGCTTTCAACTGTTCTTCTTTCTCCCATCACCAACATACCGTCTTGTCTCACCTTCCTGACATTTTCTAAAAAATCACCTTTCCACAACGCACATGGCTTCTTGAACAATTAAGCCGCTGACTTCTAATCAAGAAATGATTCAGTCCACAAAACAGTCTCAAAAGATGTCTTTCTGACTTCTACATTACTTTAGCTCCTTTCTGctgcatacgtgcatgtttACCTCTATCTCACTACCTGAAGTTTAATTTCCAATTCCTCTAACTGAGATTTGGACATTTCTGAAGCTCCACAATTGAGGTAGCTATAGGAGTCTATCTAAAGTCAGTTCCGGCCATTTCGCACAacagtctctctctctctctctcacacacacacacacatacacacacacacacacacacacacacacacacacacacacacacacacacacacacttacatcTCTCATTCCACAAACCAATTGTTTATCTTTAATCAATGACTCACCCAGACTTCCAAATTCACAATCTTTTCAAGAATTCTCAGTTCTATCACATATTCATCTATGGTTTCCCTGCCTGCTGGCTTCTTGAAAACCCAATGTCACTCATACTAAATAGGAATCAAAATTCTCAACAACTATACTTTACAACAGGAGCTAAACAAATTAGGAAGAAAGTGACAGTAAACGAGGACACCATGGGCAACATTGC
Encoded here:
- the LOC134179068 gene encoding ATP-dependent (S)-NAD(P)H-hydrate dehydratase-like, whose translation is MTCCLYLTSGTRRVRLPGFACLLRSCLRCEINVNVYCSLPVYLIEQQHQDLEQQPMATAGRDAEMLRQMVRSLIPPLCKSMHKGQAGRIGVVGGCKEYTGAPYYAAISALKLGADLSYVFSSEKAASVIKSYSPELIVVPLLDSVEHVEREMESWVERLHCLVVGPGLGRDPNMLAASERIIQIAKQHNKPLVIDADGLYLIGRSLDIIRGYENAILTPNAAEFHRLYNAAFHCAPNVTHLVASVQQLSRELGNVSVVHKGEHDVLSNGTAVLVCSEEGSLRRCGGQGDVLAGCLGTFAYWSNIYHSSKPQMMNTLVNEYGPMLTAGYAACTVTRACSKLAYLKRGRSMTGPNLVEEIQRAYDGLI